The following DNA comes from Acipenser ruthenus chromosome 58, fAciRut3.2 maternal haplotype, whole genome shotgun sequence.
CGGGTCATTTTTTCCGTGTACGAAAGTAATAATTGTATCTCACACACACGCAGGCCCACTTAGAGGGGAGTCCGGGGACATTTCCGCGCCGCGCTGCTCctggaaaaactaaaaaaacaaaacttaaaaaatcaattccggtcaattaatatcaaacatttaaacatttttaaaaacgcgTAACCGCTCGAGCCCTCCGCGCCGCGCGGGAGCGTTTGCGTTCGCGCGCGCCGCCGCCACGTAAACAAACAAGCCGTCCTTGTTGTTTCCGGTGTGAGGCTGCGCTCCGCTCCGCTGCAGACTCGACAGTCCTGAACACTGAACCGATGCGCTTCTGTGCGAGGCTAATGTACGCGCTGTGCAAATACCAGCCATGCATTAGAAACATACAGAGAGAAACGCTGCCTGTGTGTTTATGACTCGCACTGTCAGTGCACGCCTCAGTTCTGCTATAGGAAAGCATTTTCCGCAGATTCATGCTTTAGTTTCAAGGAGCTCTGCATGATGCTGGCAGGCAGAACTGTTTAAACAAATCTAATGTGGGGGTTTACATGGGAATGGAAGTTTAcacactttatattcatgtttattgCATCTCTAGTTATGTGGGGGCTTTAAAAAGACTAATTTACaaaaatttattttataaaatctgTCAAACTTTTCAACAATAACCTTTGCCTTGTGTGAAAGAAATGCTGTCATTTTCTAAGCAGTATTCCTGAGGATCTTATGCTTGAGGGGTTACATGTGTGggtgctttttatacatgtgtGAATATTTCTCTATTCAGaactgtgtttgtttctgtgatttcGGTCCATCTCTCCTTCCTCCTTGTTATAGAAAATCTCCTTCATCTCACTCAGTGCAGCATATTTGTGAACATGGTAATGAATGGAGTCTGGAGTTGGTAAGGCAAGTTCATAGAATTTAACAAAAATGGTAACAGATTACATTTCATGTTTTTCAGGAAATTTGTTCGGAAGACAAAACTGGATTTTTCTTGTGAAAGAGAAGATTCAACAAtggagcctgtccatattaaaGTGGAGattcctgtactagaatcagtcaattttaaaacaagcagcttgcagggctctctgtcctgtacagaatgtggaaagagtttcagtcagttaaaaaacctgaaacgtcaccagcgaatccacactggagagaaacgacatgtctgtgctgactgtgggaagagtttcagtgagTCAAGCAACTTAAAAAGACACCatcgaatccacacaggagagaaaccgtatctgtGTAGTAAATGTGGGAAAAGTTTCATTCAGTTAGCACATCTTAAAAAGCACCagttaattcacacaggagagaagcaacatcactgtaatgactgtgggaagagtttcagtcagtcaggccATTTGAagaaacaccagcgaattcacagtggagagaaaccgtatgtctgtgctgactgtgggaagagttttagtcaGTTACATAACCTGAAAtttcaccagcgaattcacactggagagaaaccgtatgtctgtgctgactgtgggaagagtttcagacatttacaaaacttgaaacttcaccagcgaatccacactggagagaaaccgtatgtctgtgctgactgtgggaagggtTTCAGTCAGCCAAGAACTCTGAGAAACCACCAGttaattcacactggagagaatccacatcactgtaatgactgtgggaagagtttcaaatgGATATGCAGCTTGAAAAGGCACCAGCgattccacacaggagagaatccttatcactgctctcactgtgggaagtATTTTACTGCTTCCAGTTctcttaaaagacacaaatgcaagttgtgaaagtttagtcagaatgtgagtgtgtgttcattCACCCGCACACAGAAATTCCAGTCTTTCTAAACAGCAGCTTAATATAAAAACTGTGAGAACTCTGGTGAATGTTTACAGCTGATACAGATTCATCGATATTAAACACAGTGCTCTGAAGCCGTtacattataaagtacattctTAGTATGCAATCCATTGAATATACAGACGCCTCGGAGCGTTGTGTTATACGAGGCTAagccgagtgcctccaacccctgagaagtctatatattcaacgtatacggtgtgggagaaattcatagttgtaattgaatggtctttgtaaaatgacatttcaaatcttaaactatGAGGCTtaagatgctgtgatgttaattaagtgTGTCTTCCCCCACCCTTCTCCCATAACATTCAAGATCTGCTTCAAAGGACTGGATATTAGTAACAGAGGGTCGTAAAGATTTGTTAATTAAGAAAGGCTGTCTGAAAGCCAGGATACAACTTTCTTCCTATAAAGGGTTAAGACGTGCGACACCTGGTGGATACGAGGTGCCATGACTTTCAACCATGAAATGAATTGTTACCATGAAACACTGAATATTTAAGTGAGTAGAAATTCTTAATTTCCTTATTCTAGAAGTTAAGAGAAAGAAACCTTTACGAGGGTATAATATTAACTTGTTTAACAAACTATCAGATTCAAACATAACAAATAAGTAATTACTGATTTAAATGGGTtttagaatcattttaataacaaatcTGCCGGATGCAAGTTTAAGAGTTGTTTCAGTGTGTTTTCCCAATCAAATTTAAATGtttgttggaaaacatgaaaTAAGAATTGCGTAGCAGTTTGCTATGCATGCGGACTGCCTGAGCTACACTGGTGGTCTTTTCTGAAAATAGACTAATACTGGAGATAGCAGACTGCTAGTTCCAAAATGCAGGTACTGCTGACAATTGATGAGGGCTAGAGTCACAGATTCTGGGTCTGCAGCTTACTTTTCAAGCACTGActgcaagttattattatttatttcttagcagacgcccttattcagggcgacttataattgttacaagatatcacattatttttacatacaattacccatttatacagttgagtgtttactggagcaatctaggtaaagtactttgctcaagggtacagcagcagtgtccccccatctgggattgaacccacgaccctccggtcaagagtccagagccctgaccactactccacagagaGCTGGAACAAGGTATTATAAGCCTTATACAAGATATTATTAGCCATTTGCAACTTTAGAACTTAAACAGCTATTGCATAAATCAGGGGTGTCTAATattggtcctggagggccggtgcccctcctggtttttgttccaactgtgtcctaaactggaccaattattaccaattattgttaaTGAAGCAACATTTCCTTGTCATTTTATTAACTGACTGATCAGATGGTAACTTTTatcaatttttttatataattaataaaactattATCTGTGTGCTAGTTTTTCATACATGCATTAATCTCCTGGTTTCATATATCacagcatatattattattattaataataataataataataataataataataataataataataataataataataataatagtaataataataataataatagtatttaaaTGCACTTGTTTTCTTGATTATACGGTAAACTGACACAGATCTGATCCCCTATTGGTTAGTTGAGCCGCAGCGTGTCCAATCAGCGGAGGACTCCTCAGTTTAGAATGACACCGCAGCCAATGGCAGGCGAGAGAAGGGGCGGGTTTGTTTTCGCTTCGGTCCCTCACAATATTTTtccctgaaggagagagaggaggctggAGTGGCTGAATTAACGAGTAAGTTAATTAATTTGATTCCATTTGTTAGCCGGTACagacatttgcattttttttagttGCACTGAAAACAACGTGCTTGATGTAAAGAATGTGGTCAAAAATAACAATTGTatgtctacacacacacacagagacccacaTTTCTGGTCAATTCATTCGgaacattttgacatttttaaaaacaagtaacCGCTCCAGCCCTCGGCGCTGCTCGGGACAGTTCCCCCGCATCACCGCCTCATGTTATTTCCAGGGTCAGGTTGCGCTCCGCTCCGCTTCAGACTCTACAGTGTTTGAACATGTTCTCAAATCGCGTGTTGTTTTCTCGCGCTGTTGTCTGCGTGAGTCGCGTAACAGCAGCGCGTGGGTGCGTGCCTGTAGGTTTGCGCGGACATCCGGGCAACTTGGTGCGCACGCACATAGTAACAGCATAGCAACcgctgaaaacaaaccaaaacagacGCGGTTTCCTTTATCGATTGAAGAGTTGCTGGCACATATATTTAACACAGTGTCGAGGAGTTGTGTGGTTGTTGGATTCCACAACCACGACGACATGAAAGACAAGCGGCTGTCATTTTTTGAACTTCCGAAGAGGCGTTTAAGTCCAGATAGAAGGGAAAAGTGGCTTTCTGCTTTACATCTGCAGCATGAAGAAGGGTCTAAATGGAGTCCACCAGACTCAAGGACCACCTGCAGCGAACATTTTATTAATGGTAACATAGTTATACTTACAGTATGAATTACAGTAATACACAATTATAACttatacttaaaataataataataataataataataataataataataataataatagtaataataataaaaataataataataataagcacaacATTGTAAGACATTAGTAGCGTGAAGATTAATTTTAGTAGTAAGATCATTATACATTAATTTACTCCATGCATTTTTTAGTACTCTGTACCGGTTTACCTGCATTGATGTTAGGTAGTCCACGATTAGTGGTAATCACGGTCCGTGAAACCAGACGAAATCACCCAGGGTCCTGGTTTAACAGGTACACACCCAAATAAAAAATGCGGTCAAGCACTCAGCCCAAAACAACGTTCACAAGGGGGGCAGCGCTAACCTTCTATCGCTATGCCATCCGAAGCTGGACACACTCGGGTTATCATGCAATCAGAAACACCCACAGACACGGCACACAATAAAGagctttacaaattaaaaactgcaCAACAAATGAACTCTAACAATCCCCGTGGAACAATGCTGCTGTACGCTTGAGCAAGGCGGTCTACCTTACCCACGTTGCTCCTGTAAAATTAACCCAACATATATACATATTGCATTGCAGTAGCActaactgtgtggtccagtgaggctgtgtggtccagtggttaaagaaaagggcttgtaactaggaggtccccggttcaaatctcacctcagccactgactcattgtgtgaccctgagcaagtcacttgacctccttgtgctccgtctttcgggtgagacataattgtaagtgactctgcagctgatgcatagttcacacaccctggtctctgtaagtcgccttggataaaggtgtctgctaaataaacaaataataactacagCAGACTCAGGCAAaccaaacttaatttaacagtcatTGTTCCCAGCAGGTTATCAgttacagtcacattttactactattaataataataataataataataataataataataataataatattaacttatgattgtaaagtgaccccagagTTTGGATGTGCCTCCAGGATATATTAACagttgcttgcacagtttgcattcatctttttttttttttttttttggtcgtctggccatttaaaaaaaaaatcccaaacagcagaggggttttgagACACTTCattcaatacagcttacactatacaacgctttgctgtcgagatggagaaTAAAGAAATTTGCCTCTGGTTAACACGGGCTGGAGGGGAGACATGGTAATGAATGGAGTCTGGAGTTGATAAGGCAAGTTCATAGAATTTAAGAAAGGGATTGtaacagattgtatttttttttttctaggaaaTTTGTTCAGAAGACAAAACTGGATTATCCTTGTGAAAGAGAAGATTCAATgatggagcctgtccatattaaagaggagagtcctgtactagaatcagtccatgttaaagaggagagtcctgtactagaatcagtccatgttaaagaggagagtcctgtactagaatcagtccatattaaagaggagagtcctgcatTAGAATcagtccatgttaaagaggagagtcctgtactagaatcagtccatattaaacaggagagtcctgtactagaatcagtccatattaaagaggataGTCCTGCATTAGAATcagtccatgttaaagaggagagtcctgtactagaatcagtccatattaaagaggagagttcTGCACTAGAATCAGTTcttgttaaagaggagagtcctgtactagaatcagtccatgttaaagaggagagtcctgtactagaatcagtccatattaaacaggagagtcctgtactagaatcagtccatattaaagaggagagtcctgcatTAGAATcagtccatgttaaagaggagagtcctgtactagaatcagtccatattaaagaggagattcctgtactagaatcagtccatgttaaagaggagagtcctgtactagaatcagtccatattaaacaggagagtcctgtactagaatcagtccatattaaagaggagagtcctgtactagaatcagtccatattaaagaggagagtcctgtactagaatcagtccatattaaacaggagagtcctgtactagaatcagtccatgttaaagaggagagtcctgttctagaatcagtccatattaaggAGGAGAGTCCTGTagtagaatcagtccatattaaacatcactgtaatgactgtgggaagagtttcaatcagtcaagcacattgaaaagacaccagcgaatccacactggagagaaaccatatgtctgtgctgactgtgggaagagtttcagtcagtcctgctatttgaaaaaacaccagcgaattcacactggagagaaacaatATGTCTGtgatgactgtgggaagagtttcaatcagtcaaGCAcgttgaaaagacaccagcgaatccacacaggagagaaaccatgtgtctgtgctgactgtggtaAGACTTTCAATCAGTCATGCTATTTGACAAAACACCgacaaattcacactggagagaaaccttatgtctgtgctgactgtgggaagagtttcagagatttACAAAGCCTGAAAAtccaccagagaattcacacaggagagaaaccgcatcCATGTAGTagatgtgggaagagtttcagtcagttaggaaatcTTAAAACCCACCAggtaattcacacaggagagaagccacatcGCTGttatgactgtgggaagagtttcagacagtcacGCGActtgaaaatacaccagcgaatccacactggagagaaacaatATCTGTGTTGACTGTGGAAGAAGTTTCACAGATTTACgaaacctgaaacttcaccagcaaatccacactggagagaaaccacatcactg
Coding sequences within:
- the LOC117967209 gene encoding gastrula zinc finger protein XlCGF7.1-like; amino-acid sequence: MEPVHIKVEIPVLESVNFKTSSLQGSLSCTECGKSFSQLKNLKRHQRIHTGEKRHVCADCGKSFSESSNLKRHHRIHTGEKPYLCSKCGKSFIQLAHLKKHQLIHTGEKQHHCNDCGKSFSQSGHLKKHQRIHSGEKPYVCADCGKSFSQLHNLKFHQRIHTGEKPYVCADCGKSFRHLQNLKLHQRIHTGEKPYVCADCGKGFSQPRTLRNHQLIHTGENPHHCNDCGKSFKWICSLKRHQRFHTGENPYHCSHCGKYFTASSSLKRHKCKL